A window of Syngnathoides biaculeatus isolate LvHL_M chromosome 9, ASM1980259v1, whole genome shotgun sequence contains these coding sequences:
- the lyl1 gene encoding protein lyl-1, which translates to MMGRTSPVEPPASPRPLPGSSPPSCASEDKDVSERAETVVAGTDQRQDGPSGGVSPAESAKLASPPPLLPAKINPGPRPPPPSSAAPSSSSSSSSPLPSHIPVISLAHSKPPLAIPSPSLTALHPIPKKHPHLELRRTQLACLPVGGSRGSAGGGAPSGPRAQTYLQPPHPFFSSSFLGVSGGSYSGFTGGRVKRRPSSHFEMEINDSGPPQKIARRVFTNSRERWRQQNVNGAFSELRKLIPTHPPDKKLSKNEILRLAVKYINFLVTLLDDQAQDGSRDSDSDEAARKTDPSGLDDKAEPLFQCDTPPPSQGASPPSTCPPMTRTHRHKLDSAGSPTPLAASPASSRCDSDDDSGAKASVVTPGALRKVKGQIRMAAATNDQR; encoded by the exons ATGATGGGGAGGACGAGCCCCGTAGAGCCCCCCGCCTCGCCGCGCCCCCTGCCGGGCTCCTCGCCTCCGTCGTGCGCGTCCGAGGACAAAGATGTCTCCGAACGCGCAGAGACCGTCGTCGCGGGGACGGACCAGCGTCAAGACGGGCCGTCGGGCGGCGTTTCCCCCGCCGAGTCGGCGAAATTGGCCTCCCCGCCGCCGCTGCTCCCAGCCAAGATCAACCCGGGCCCGCGCCCCCCTCCGCCTTCCTCTGCTGcaccctcatcatcatcatcatcatcctccccACTTCCGTCACACATCCCGGTCATCAGCCTGGCCCACAGCAAGCCCCCCCTGGCCATCCCCAGCCCGTCGCTGACCGCCCTGCACCCGATTCCCAAAAAGCATCCTCACCTGGAGCTGCGTCGCACTCAGCTGGCCTGTCTGCCCGTCGGCGGTTCGCGAGGCTCGGCGGGCGGCGGCGCGCCCTCGGGGCCGCGGGCTCAGACGTACCTGCAGCCCCCTCATCCGTTCTTCTCCAG CTCTTTCTTGGGCGTCTCGGGGGGAAGCTACAGCGGCTTCACCGGCGGCCGCGTTAAGAGAAGACCTTCGTCGCACTTTGAGATGGAGATCAACGATT CCGGTCCGCCTCAGAAAATCGCCCGCCGGGTCTTCACCAACAGCCGCGAGCGCTGGCGGCAGCAGAACGTGAACGGCGCCTTCTCGGAGCTCAGGAAGCTCATCCCCACGCACCCCCCCGACAAGAAGCTGAGCAAGAACGAGATCCTGCGTCTGGCCGTCAAGTACATCAACTTCCTGGTCACGCTGCTGGACGACCAGGCCCAGGACGGGAGCCGGGACTCGGACTCGGACGAGGCGGCGCGGAAGACGGACCCGTCGGGGCTAGACGACAAAGCGGAGCCCCTCTTTCAGTGCGACACGCCCCCCCCTTCCCAAGGCGCCTCACCGCCTTCGACGTGCCCCCCGATGACGAGGACTCACCGCCACAAACTCGACTCTGCCGGTTCGCCGACTCCGCTCGCCGCCTCGCCGGCGAGCTCCCGTTGCGACAGCGACGACGACTCGGGGGCAAAGGCCTCCGTGGTGACTCCTGGCGCGCTGCGGAAGGTCAAAGGTCAGATAAGGATGGCGGCAGCGACAAATGACCAGCGGTGA